Proteins from one Oscillatoria nigro-viridis PCC 7112 genomic window:
- a CDS encoding ABC transporter ATP-binding protein has translation MAKQLAIETRGLTKQFDRHIAVNDIDLQVAAGEVCGLIGPNGAGKTTLLRMLAAAEEPTVGEIYINGDRLLRDRSHPILKQRIGFLPDDFPLYDDLTVWDYLDYFARLYNLQQPRRRERINSVLELVQLTNKRNSLISTLSRGMKQRLSLGRTIIHEPLLLLLDEPVSGLDPIARMQFREIIKVLQEAGMTVVISSHVLSDLAELCSWVGIMELGYLVESAPLQELYKRLSRQQILMSVLGNKLEALTSALKNFPWVENWAIIAETQQVCVDFSGSAEDAANLLRELVAANIPLTEFHCTQEDLETIFLKMGHKQAS, from the coding sequence ATGGCAAAACAACTAGCAATAGAAACTCGCGGGCTGACAAAACAATTCGATCGCCATATAGCCGTCAATGACATCGATTTGCAAGTAGCAGCAGGCGAAGTATGCGGACTGATCGGCCCCAACGGTGCCGGCAAAACTACTTTGCTGCGGATGTTGGCGGCGGCTGAGGAACCGACTGTAGGGGAAATTTACATCAACGGGGATAGGTTATTGCGCGATCGATCGCACCCGATTCTCAAACAGCGCATCGGCTTTCTTCCCGATGACTTTCCCCTCTACGATGACTTGACTGTTTGGGATTATTTAGACTATTTTGCCCGACTCTACAACCTCCAGCAACCGCGCCGCCGAGAGCGAATCAATTCCGTGTTAGAACTCGTGCAACTAACCAACAAGCGCAACAGCTTAATTTCCACCCTGTCGCGGGGGATGAAACAGCGCCTGAGTTTGGGGAGAACTATCATCCACGAACCGCTGTTGCTGTTGTTAGACGAACCCGTTTCTGGCTTAGATCCGATCGCCCGAATGCAGTTCCGCGAAATTATCAAAGTTTTGCAAGAAGCCGGCATGACCGTAGTCATATCATCTCACGTCCTCAGCGACTTAGCCGAACTTTGTAGCTGGGTGGGTATCATGGAACTCGGATATCTGGTCGAAAGCGCACCTTTACAAGAACTTTACAAACGCCTCAGCCGCCAGCAAATTTTGATGTCGGTTTTAGGAAATAAATTAGAAGCGCTAACATCGGCATTAAAAAACTTTCCTTGGGTGGAAAATTGGGCAATAATCGCGGAAACTCAACAGGTGTGCGTTGATTTTTCAGGAAGCGCGGAAGATGCGGCAAATTTATTGCGCGAACTCGTCGCGGCCAACATTCCCCTAACCGAATTCCACTGCACTCAAGAAGACTTAGAAACTATCTTTCTCAAGATGGGACACAAACAAGCATCCTAA
- a CDS encoding DUF6745 domain-containing protein — protein sequence MNLFDNQITALCVLGELAQKRLTLSTRPIDGQKATEAIKVAYAAIGLEEPEVIVCSSPRDVCLQIFNLLKRDHSQNYSDEYSNRLGKNLDRKWMSSVGEFASPAVWKYELDCMTIESEADSTLRSLINQFVDEYKRSERTMGNVLPANLIYLKLPVTPTTFFKEISLTQWYISSLGVNLSQKAQEILRCQKLLFEHCGWIFPFEKFCLVSDRPRHLRFDSQNRLHAEGEPAIEFADGWNFYYYHGVRLPEEYGKVHPNQWQSQWILAEENAELRRVLIEGIGYDRICQELAAKQIDNWQEYALLQIDNADVEPICLLKMTCPSTGFIHALRVPPDLTSAREAIRWVNWDIDPEEFSVQT from the coding sequence CTGAATCTCTTCGATAATCAAATTACCGCTCTGTGCGTGTTAGGCGAACTCGCACAGAAACGTCTTACTCTCTCAACTAGGCCAATTGATGGTCAAAAAGCCACAGAAGCCATCAAAGTTGCTTATGCCGCTATTGGCCTAGAAGAACCCGAAGTTATTGTTTGCAGCAGTCCCCGCGATGTTTGTCTCCAAATCTTCAACTTGCTCAAACGCGACCATTCACAAAACTACTCAGACGAATACAGCAATAGATTGGGGAAAAATCTAGACCGGAAATGGATGTCCTCTGTGGGAGAATTTGCAAGTCCGGCGGTGTGGAAGTACGAGCTCGATTGCATGACGATCGAGTCCGAAGCAGACAGCACACTGCGTTCGCTAATCAACCAATTCGTTGACGAATATAAGCGATCGGAACGAACGATGGGGAATGTTTTGCCTGCTAATTTGATATACCTGAAATTGCCTGTAACCCCCACGACTTTCTTTAAAGAAATCTCTTTGACCCAATGGTATATCTCTTCATTAGGCGTCAATCTTTCCCAAAAGGCACAAGAAATACTTCGCTGCCAAAAGCTGCTTTTCGAGCATTGCGGTTGGATATTTCCCTTTGAAAAGTTTTGCCTGGTGTCCGATCGCCCCCGCCACCTGCGCTTTGACAGTCAAAACCGCTTGCACGCAGAAGGAGAACCTGCGATCGAGTTTGCGGACGGATGGAATTTTTACTATTATCACGGCGTCAGATTGCCTGAAGAATACGGCAAAGTCCACCCAAATCAATGGCAATCCCAATGGATTTTAGCAGAAGAGAATGCCGAGCTGAGGCGAGTGTTAATTGAAGGAATTGGTTACGATCGCATTTGTCAAGAATTGGCAGCGAAACAAATAGATAATTGGCAGGAATATGCACTATTACAAATAGATAATGCCGATGTCGAGCCGATTTGTTTGTTAAAAATGACTTGTCCGAGTACGGGATTCATTCACGCTTTGAGAGTGCCGCCTGACCTAACATCAGCTAGGGAGGCAATTCGCTGGGTAAATTGGGATATCGATCCAGAGGAATTTTCCGTGCAGACTTGA
- a CDS encoding ABC transporter permease, producing the protein MTSLKLNRNWRMLNSLFGSETFTYVLKRLLQALLTLFLASALCFAIIELAPGNYLDTLSQNPKISPETLKQLEQQFGLDKPAIVQYWLWLQQIVTRGNFGTSFVYQRSVASLLWERVPATLLMAIASLIVTWAIAIPLGIVAAVNQNRTVDRVLQVVSYTGQGFPSFITALLLLFFAQNTSPLFPVGGMTSIDHADLPWWGQILDYGWHLILPTVALSLTGFAGLQRLMRGQLLDVLRQDYIRTARAKGLPDDRVIYVHALRNAVNPLITLLGFEFASLLSGAFIAEFFFNWPGLGKLTLEAVNNQDLYLVMASLMMGATMLIVGNLLADLLLKAVDPRIKLEDLK; encoded by the coding sequence ATGACTTCTCTTAAGTTAAACCGAAATTGGCGGATGTTGAATTCTCTGTTTGGCAGCGAGACATTTACTTATGTTTTAAAGCGACTGTTACAGGCACTTTTAACCCTATTTTTGGCATCTGCTCTTTGTTTTGCAATTATTGAGCTAGCACCGGGAAATTACTTGGATACTTTGAGCCAAAATCCGAAGATTTCGCCGGAGACACTCAAGCAACTCGAACAGCAGTTCGGCTTAGATAAACCAGCGATTGTGCAGTATTGGCTGTGGCTGCAACAAATTGTAACGCGGGGGAATTTTGGCACGAGTTTTGTGTATCAGCGATCGGTAGCTTCGCTGCTGTGGGAACGGGTACCGGCGACGCTATTGATGGCGATCGCATCTTTGATTGTAACTTGGGCGATCGCCATTCCCTTGGGAATAGTCGCGGCCGTCAATCAAAACCGCACAGTCGATCGAGTTCTGCAAGTAGTCAGCTATACGGGACAGGGATTTCCCAGCTTTATCACAGCGTTGCTGCTGCTCTTTTTTGCTCAGAATACTTCGCCTTTGTTTCCCGTCGGAGGAATGACAAGCATCGACCACGCAGACTTACCTTGGTGGGGTCAAATCCTCGATTACGGCTGGCACTTAATTTTGCCAACAGTCGCCCTCAGCCTTACTGGTTTTGCGGGTTTGCAAAGATTGATGCGCGGGCAATTGTTGGACGTGCTGCGTCAAGATTACATCCGAACAGCGCGGGCGAAAGGTTTGCCGGACGATCGAGTAATTTACGTTCACGCTTTGCGGAATGCTGTTAATCCGTTGATTACGCTGTTGGGTTTTGAGTTTGCTAGTTTGTTGAGCGGTGCGTTTATTGCGGAATTTTTCTTTAATTGGCCGGGTTTGGGAAAGCTGACTTTGGAGGCGGTGAACAATCAAGATTTGTATTTAGTAATGGCAAGTTTGATGATGGGTGCCACCATGTTGATTGTGGGGAATTTGTTGGCAGATTTGCTTCTGAAAGCTGTCGATCCTCGGATTAAGCTGGAAGATTTGAAGTGA
- a CDS encoding adenine phosphoribosyltransferase, whose protein sequence is MDLKSLIRDIPDFPKPGIMFRDITTLLSNPQGLSYTIDSLAEKCSAVSADYVVGMESRGFIFGAPLAYKMGIGFIPVRKPGKLPGAVHFAEYELEYGVDRLEMHRDAMTSGSRVLIVDDLIATGGTAAATAKLLEQAGCELVGFAFIIELQALGGRQKLPDVPIVTLVEY, encoded by the coding sequence ATGGATCTCAAATCTCTAATTCGCGACATTCCTGATTTCCCAAAGCCGGGAATTATGTTTCGAGACATTACAACTTTGCTGAGCAACCCGCAAGGGCTCAGCTACACCATTGACAGCTTAGCGGAAAAATGCTCTGCTGTGTCTGCTGACTATGTGGTGGGCATGGAATCGCGGGGCTTCATCTTTGGCGCGCCTTTGGCTTATAAAATGGGAATAGGCTTTATTCCTGTCCGCAAACCGGGGAAACTGCCCGGTGCGGTTCATTTTGCTGAGTACGAGTTGGAATACGGTGTCGATCGACTGGAGATGCACCGAGATGCGATGACATCCGGCAGCCGGGTGCTGATTGTGGACGATTTAATCGCCACTGGCGGAACAGCGGCAGCGACAGCTAAATTGTTGGAGCAAGCTGGCTGCGAGCTTGTCGGTTTTGCTTTTATCATTGAATTGCAGGCTTTGGGCGGCAGGCAGAAATTGCCGGATGTGCCGATCGTCACGCTAGTTGAATATTAG
- a CDS encoding pyridoxal phosphate-dependent aminotransferase, with amino-acid sequence MIKLAARVGEVSPSITLAIAAKAKAMKAEGIDVCSLSTGEPDFDTPEHVKAAAKQALDEGKTKYGPVTGEPQLKAAIARKLRSDNNLNYQPENIIVTNGGKHSLYNLMMALIDPGDEVIIPAPYWLSYPEMVKLASGSPVIVRTDASTGYKITPEQLSRAITPKTKLFVLNSPSNPTGMVYTPAEIKALAEVIVDRDILVVADEIYEKIIYDGAQHVSIGSLGKEIFDRTLISSGFAKAYSMTGWRIGYLAGPIELIKATSTIQGHSTSNVCTFAQYGAIAALESSQESVEKMRLAFAERRQVIFELLDAIPGISCIKPDGAFYMFVNISKTGMNSLEFCDAFLEQQQVAVIPGIAFGADDHIRLSYATDLGTIKKAVERLDKFVRSI; translated from the coding sequence ATGATTAAATTGGCAGCACGAGTGGGTGAGGTTTCTCCTTCCATAACCTTGGCGATCGCAGCTAAGGCTAAAGCCATGAAGGCCGAAGGGATTGATGTCTGTAGTTTGAGTACCGGAGAACCCGACTTTGATACTCCCGAACACGTTAAAGCAGCGGCAAAACAAGCTTTAGACGAGGGGAAGACTAAGTACGGCCCTGTGACTGGGGAACCGCAGTTAAAAGCTGCGATCGCCCGCAAACTCCGATCCGACAACAACCTTAACTATCAACCTGAAAATATCATCGTCACCAACGGCGGCAAGCATTCCCTCTACAATCTGATGATGGCTCTGATCGATCCGGGGGATGAAGTAATTATTCCGGCTCCCTACTGGCTGAGCTACCCAGAAATGGTGAAACTCGCTAGCGGCAGCCCAGTAATTGTACGGACTGATGCTTCTACAGGATATAAAATTACACCGGAACAACTGAGTCGAGCGATTACTCCCAAAACCAAGTTATTTGTACTGAATTCGCCTTCTAACCCGACGGGAATGGTGTATACTCCGGCGGAAATCAAAGCATTGGCCGAGGTGATAGTCGATCGAGATATTTTAGTCGTTGCTGACGAGATTTACGAAAAAATTATATATGACGGTGCCCAACACGTCAGCATCGGTTCCCTGGGCAAAGAAATCTTCGATCGCACCCTGATCAGCAGCGGTTTTGCCAAAGCTTACTCGATGACAGGCTGGCGAATCGGTTATTTGGCCGGGCCGATCGAATTAATCAAAGCCACCAGCACCATTCAAGGTCACAGTACCTCAAACGTGTGTACCTTTGCACAGTACGGCGCGATCGCAGCTTTGGAAAGCAGCCAAGAATCTGTCGAAAAAATGCGCCTAGCTTTTGCCGAAAGGCGTCAGGTAATATTTGAATTACTCGATGCTATCCCTGGAATTAGCTGCATCAAACCAGATGGTGCTTTCTATATGTTTGTCAACATCAGCAAGACTGGAATGAATTCTTTGGAATTTTGCGACGCTTTCTTAGAACAGCAGCAAGTAGCAGTTATTCCGGGGATTGCTTTTGGTGCAGACGACCACATTCGGTTGTCTTACGCTACCGATTTAGGCACAATTAAAAAAGCCGTAGAAAGGCTCGATAAATTTGTCCGCAGCATCTAA
- a CDS encoding RNA polymerase sigma factor SigF, producing MSTTLPNELKSENLQLLREYQLSGSNEIRNQLVKQNTGLVRKEVYHWINQCGESYDDLLQVGCIGLIRAIERFDIAKGHAFSSFAIPYIRGEIQHYLRDKSPSVRFPRHWQSLERKSVAAIKDLQVQLNRKPTDAEVAAVLEVSLEEWQEIKLAHLNRSPLSLDAPMQDEDEGATCLGELVPDSKYRSFQLAQEDQIRVQQALAMLEKRTREILEFVFLYDLTQKETAERLGISAVTVSRRVKKGLDLLKEIMTKQL from the coding sequence ATGTCTACCACACTGCCGAACGAGCTAAAAAGCGAAAATTTGCAATTGTTGCGCGAGTACCAACTTTCTGGATCGAATGAAATCCGCAATCAGTTAGTTAAACAGAATACTGGACTGGTCAGAAAAGAAGTTTATCACTGGATCAACCAGTGCGGTGAAAGCTACGACGATTTGCTGCAAGTCGGGTGTATTGGGTTGATCAGGGCGATCGAGCGGTTTGATATCGCGAAGGGACACGCTTTTAGTTCCTTTGCAATTCCCTACATACGGGGCGAAATTCAACACTACTTGCGGGACAAAAGCCCTTCTGTGCGATTTCCCCGCCACTGGCAGTCCCTGGAACGCAAATCTGTTGCAGCGATCAAGGATTTGCAGGTGCAGTTAAACCGCAAACCTACGGATGCTGAAGTAGCAGCAGTCCTTGAGGTTTCTTTAGAAGAATGGCAAGAAATTAAGTTGGCCCATCTCAACCGATCGCCTCTGAGTTTGGACGCGCCGATGCAAGATGAAGATGAGGGGGCTACTTGTCTGGGAGAATTGGTGCCCGATAGCAAGTATCGGAGTTTTCAGTTGGCGCAAGAGGATCAAATTCGCGTACAGCAAGCTTTGGCTATGTTGGAAAAACGGACTCGCGAGATATTAGAGTTTGTTTTTCTCTACGATTTGACGCAGAAAGAAACGGCTGAACGCTTGGGTATCAGTGCGGTGACAGTTTCTCGGCGAGTTAAGAAGGGGCTGGATTTGCTCAAAGAGATTATGACTAAACAGCTTTAG